A genomic window from Nicotiana sylvestris chromosome 11, ASM39365v2, whole genome shotgun sequence includes:
- the LOC138881212 gene encoding uncharacterized protein: protein MVDEKVLLRVSPIKGVMQFGKKGKLCPRFIGPLEIFDRVGKVAYRLAFPPSLAVVHPVFYISVLRKYHEDKQHILDFSMIQRDENLSYAEEPVAILDRQVHKLRSTSFPSLKVQWSGQPIEEATWDSESDMQSRYPHHFISLGTFLCSFKDKRFF from the coding sequence ATGGTAGATGAGAAGGTTCttctccgagtgtcgcctataaagggcgttatgcaatttgggaagaagggcaagttatgCCCGAGGTTTATTGGACCGTTAGAGATCTTCGACAGAGTTGGGAAGGTTGCTTATAGGCTTGCATTTCCTCCTAGCCTAGCAGTGGTACATCCGGTATTTTACATCTCTGTGCTTCGGAAGTACCATGAGGATAAACAACATATTTTGGACTTCAGCATGATACAACGTGATGAAAATCTGAGCTATGCggaagagccggtagctattctagaccggcaggttcacaAGTTGAGATCTACGAGTTTTCCTTCTCTGAAAGTGCAATGGAGTGGTCAACCGATTGAGGAGGCTACGTGGGAttctgagtccgatatgcagagtaGATACCCCCACCATTTTATCAGtctaggtacttttctatgttcgttcaAGGACAAACGTttcttttag